A stretch of the Cottoperca gobio chromosome 2, fCotGob3.1, whole genome shotgun sequence genome encodes the following:
- the LOC115019944 gene encoding uncharacterized protein LOC115019944: MAAVCQPRRALVEIPAPQPKIAARIRRSYLDILSARLAPSPFPRGRSATTNTTRVHSLDLSIGGVWRGRIEEQCEKMDGHHTPLSKQQLVQLIRSLILVEQSQEPRILASDLKYLQEDLQLKKANVYRSIPYSRLGSNRDARCYRKAYPHLVAFKVSCQEWGQVLLRNNEWDAVLEHTLMAWRYTSELPQWDTANHNALREQCYSILAAHSLTCLQHYHPEPNRGRELLRRLNMARLHSQSIVHCIQELQRIMGCADDSSMDTK, from the exons ATGGCAGCTGTGTGTCAGCCCCGACGTGCCTTAGTGGAAATACCTGCTCCACAGCCCAAAATTGCAG ctcgAATAAGGAGGTCctatttagacattttaagtGCTCGTTTGGCTCCATCTCCATTTCCAAGAGGGAGAAGCGcaactacaaacacaacacgTGTGCACTCAT tggACTTGTCCATTGGTGGGGTGTGGAGGGGGAGGATAGAGGAGCAGTGTGAGAAGATGGACGGGCACCATACCCCTCTCTCCAAACAGCAGCTTGTACAGCTAATCAGATCGCTCATCCTGGTTGAACAG AGCCAAGAACCCAGGATCCTAGCATCTGACCTGAAGTATCTCCAGGAAGACCTGCAACTAAAGAAAGCAAATGTTTATAGGTCCATACCTTACTCACGGCTTGGCTCTAACAGGGACGCTCGCTGCTACAGAAAGGCATATCCTCACCTGGTGGCATTCAAA GTTTCCTGTCAGGAGTGGGGCCAAGTTCTTCTGAGGAACAATGAGTGGGACGCTGTGTTGGAGCACACATTAATGGCGTGGCGCTACACCAGCGAGTTGCCGCAGTGGGATACAGCAAACCATAATGCTCTCCGAGAACAGTGTTACAGCATTTTGGCAGCTCACAGCCTCACTTGTCTCCAGCACTACCACCCTGAACCCAACAGAGGACGCGAGCTGCTCAGAAG GTTGAACATGGCTCGGTTGCACAGCCAGTCAATCGTGCATTGTATTCAAGAGTTGCAGAGGATTATGGGATGTGCTGATGACTCATCCAtggacacaaaataa
- the LOC115022028 gene encoding LOW QUALITY PROTEIN: FERM and PDZ domain-containing protein 4-like (The sequence of the model RefSeq protein was modified relative to this genomic sequence to represent the inferred CDS: deleted 1 base in 1 codon), translated as MGIDQLDSYGDDVLIYHKNKMSGWPPPGPGSWAGLQGPPYSWDSMNSTREGRDCLTNQVSQSSSLEEVHLDGVPPAPRLVEMRRDPVLGFGFVAGSEKPVVVRSVTPGGPSEGKLLPGDEIIMINDEPVSSAPRERVIDLVRSCKESIMLTVVQPYPSPKSAFISAAKKAMLKSNPVKVRFAEEVIINGQVPNLVKDNSMLFMPNVLKVYLENGQTKSFRFDSSTSIKDVILTLQEKLSIKCIEHFSLVLEHRTEGSGSKLLLLHEQEMLTQVTQRPGCDKMKCFFRISFVPRDPVELLRRDAVAFEYLYVQSCNDVVLERFGPELKYDAALRLAALQMYILTMTTRQSQKVSLKYIQKEWGLPLFLPPVVLTSMKEKNIKKALTHILKTNQNLVPPGKKLSALQAKVHYLRYLSELRLYGGREFKSILLQGEKQTDVMLLVGPRYGISHVINTRTNLVALLADFSHVNRIEILTEDETNVRLELHVLDVRPITLIMESSDAMNLACLTAGYYRLLVDSRRSIFSMPHSNSTGGDDTSQDRVLEWPYSTSLGDNEEPSPSQGEVYNRASEYSDNGQGENSISPYFHEPQNQDRDLGTRRSPLPPPLPPATRHKSQDSPRSAKVSFIFGGDPPLNQPKNLGYERLMESPEVLEHRPPYLHNNTDFRSQDRVPFQFSGLTHVYSNIITEEGGEEPLLRDLFYRDTTDDAEDDDDASCEEDSTGGTPVGDHRGGGDENCRNQGGLATAAGNATFLTLSCSTDDIIDLTSLPPPEGDDSVDDHEDDSLLQTLNLAIAAPPPGFRDSSDEDAAPEGRPLSTCDIDDIPVSLIDAVPTQGEGEGSRGVERRLDNAVMHTLQALEALSVSEQRPPPPPPNSNNPGVYTSRGFSPESSSDSGNETNSSEMTEISELAASHRLNESHMRLLVATREGYQPLLEEKTDFPASPTPVGTIQKKPRSPTQHLQPPAVPPRRSPLLDTASSGPETLVLRSQTNLSTTLQRPSSTTPGGKHHKKSADSSGKYNTFSTREGHRGESAGNRIHLEMDQRTSFCERGESQRRQNSFLAESSAAEGVGMNSLPRDHARLPRPHSATSEHLLDVVNLGDCGAGNGAAAVEQDEHLVVASLLSPTKKSRSGGSEQGSDIQNDHQPISRQQSVARLCEYHLAKRISNLQGEAHSSLQGSLCSSLDAGGSTNSSACATPTDSPLGPGAVESKHHHLQRHPLSSSSSSLLRVLNYEDNKPGMPRGISSQSTQGKDLHPHADPALLRKMLPNIHPPAAGAEPGRPSSATPSKHKETTGTGSKRPQNDLHAKQQACFKGLNQKEGSEAYRQLINYLTVSQMHQGGKLHSAGLGGAVKKDTRRFITSNPQLVEMVKNRGNNIARCPCMPSSISSPFLSPNLVTPNATTMQLANRNPQSYHSATLPAKLKGSLDMHAQRLNESLDLRPATAERRSSFSGLESELERSGMDPEHFHSLYKREGCISRDGGFITGGNREGGGTTNRPPPRSRSQPSSSTEDWFRSDPRAKHAVRQSPHSRPNDSLCFSAASVSGQRADLNTISLGRGDHPSAFIRQTSTGPRACITSPTPNPQFPPPPPPPTPPPPPPLSAPLQANTSSSNSGCTQDTIHSIQSRQIQNHIQAVNPTLLQTDPFCNSLQRGRELRRSSSNVTASSGSVDVLFDKPTRSRSQQPLSPSVPQQGETKVQRRPTRKRLSKSYSQGSVSSHTCWSTGSRIDCRRASVAFPLQKDAKHMKGSQKLDTSPWRCNGPFSYCFFKRKNEGEEDDIEWERPRRSRGGSDIDNGSVAASAISPCGSAVDVAGEQLYGEVLNNMSFTDRLARINALKDRMYGFPSGFIDVRRDASELIALVRSSVGRCDRGAQMPLQDVSQFKQLLSVESKELGRACRRMAQAHSSPEEMLLSVTCSFQVLCCLCEACMCLVRGLGASASHQQREVVAKVDEVVMNYICLLKAAEAATVGAPGEHSVKALVRHSSTMSAIANALTRSLKTLLSK; from the exons ATGGGAATCGATCAGCTGGATTCTTACGGTGATGACGTCCTCATCTA CCATAAGAACAAAATGTCGGGCTGGCCTCCCCCTGGGCCGGGCTCCTGGGCCGGACTGCAGGGGCCTCCATACAGCTGGGACAGCATGAACAGCACCAGGGAGGGACGGGACTGCCTCACCAA CCAAGTGTCCCAGAGCAGCTCCCTGGAGGAGGTCCACCTGGATGGGGTCCCCCCCGCCCCTCGCCTGGTGGAGATGAGGCGAGATCCGGTCCTGGGCTTCGGCTTTGTGGCAGGCAGCGAGAAACCAGTGGTGGTCCGCTCTGTCACACCGG GCGGGCCATCGGAGGGGAAGCTGTTGCCAGGCGATGAGATCATCATGATCAACGATGAACCCGTCAGCTCCGCTCCCAGAGAACGAGTCATAGACCTCGTCAG GAGCTGCAAAGAATCCATCATGTTGACTGTTGTCCAACCATATCCT TCCCCTAAATCAGCGTTCATCAGTGCAGCCAAAAAAGCCATGCTCAAGTCCAATCCGGTCAAAGTGCGCTTTGCAGAGGAGGTCATTATAAACGGCCAGGTTCCA AACCTGGTGAAGGACAACTCTATGCTGTTCATGCCAAATGTCCTGAAGGTCTACCTGGAGAACGGGCAGACCAAGTCTTTTCGCTTCGACAGCAGTACCTCTAtcaag GATGTGATCCTGACCCTGCAAGAgaaactgtcaatcaaatgcaTCGAGCACTTCTCCCTGGTGTTGGAACACAGGACGGAAGGCTCTGGAAGCAAACTGCTCCTCTTGCATGAGCAGGAGATGCTTACTCAG GTGACCCAGAGGCCCGGCTGTGACAAGATGAAGTGTTTCTTTAGGATCAGCTTTGTGCCCAGGGACCCCGTGGAGCTGCTCCGGAGAGACGCCGTGGCGTTTGAATACCTCTACGTACAG AGCTGTAACGACGTGGTCCTGGAACGGTTCGGCCCAGAGCTGAAGTACGACGCCGCGCTGCGATTGGCTGCTCTGCAGATGTACATCCTCACCATGACAACCAGACAGAGCCAGAAAGTGTCCCTGAAGTACATCCA GAAGGAGTGGGGTCTGCCGCTGTTTCTGCCTCCCGTCGTGCTGACCAGCATGAAGGAGAAAAACATCAAGAAGGCTCTGACACACATCCTAAAAACCAACCAGAACCTTGTGCCTCCAGGAAAAAAA CTGAGCGCTTTGCAGGCCAAGGTGCATTACCTGAGGTACCTCAGCGAACTCAGACTCTATGGAGGGAGGGAGTTCAAATCAATACTTTTG CAaggggagaaacagacagatgtGATGCTTTTAGTAGGCCCACGCTACGGCATCAGTCATGTCATCAACACCCGGACCAACCTCGTGGCCCTGTTGGCCGACTTCAGCCATGTCAACCGCATCGAGATCCTCACTGAGGACGAGACCAACGTCCGACTGGAGCTGCATGTTCTGGATGTCAGG ccCATCACGCTCATCATGGAGTCCAGTGATGCAATGAATCTGGCCTGTCTAACAGCAGGCTACTATCGCCTCCTAGTGGACTCAAGGAGATCTATCTTCAGCATGCCCCACAGCAATAGCACTGGAGGAGATGACACTA GTCAGGATCGTGTCCTGGAATGGCCATACAGCACATCTTTGGGGGACAACGAGGAGCCATCACCAAGCCAGGGAGAGGTCTACAACAGGGCCTCTGAGTATTCAGACAATGGGCAGGGAGAAAACAGCATCTCTCCTTACTTCCATGAACCCCAAAACCAAGACAGAGACCTTGGGACACGGAGAAGTCCGttgccccctcctcttccccccgCTACCAGACACAAATCTCAAGACTCACCACGGAGCGCCaaagtgtcatttatttttgggGGGGACCCACCCTTGAACCAGCCTAAGAACTTAGGCTATGAAAGACTGATGGAGAGCCCTGAGGTACTCGAGCACAGACCGCCCTACttgcacaacaacacagactTTCGGTCACAGGACAGGGTGCCATTTCAGTTCAGTGGTCTGACACATGTGTATAGTAACATAATAACTGAGGAAGGTGGCGAGGAGCCACTGCTAAGGGATCTGTTTTATCGCGACACAACGGACGACGCAGAGGATGACGACGACGCTTCCTGCGAAGAAGACTCCACAGGTGGGACACCGGTGGGCGACcacagaggaggtggagatgaAAACTGCCGCAACCAAGGAGGGTTAGCCACGGCAGCCGGCAACGCTACCTTCCTCACGCTTTCTTGTTCTACCGATGACATCATCGACCTGACGTCACTGCCTCCTCCTGAAGGCGATGACAGCGTTGACGACCATGAAGACGACTCACTGCTGCAGACACTCAATCTTGCAATCGCAGCTCCACCACCAGGCTTTCGGGACAGTTCAGACGAGGACGCGGCACCCGAGGGAAGGCCGCTAAGCACATGCGACATTGATGATATCCCAGTATCGTTAATTGATGCTGTTCCAACACAGGGGGAGGGGGAAGGGAGCAGAGGAGTGGAGAGAAGGCTGGATAATGCGGTCATGCATACTCTACAGGCACTGgaggctctgtctgtctctgaacaAAGGCCTCCACCGCCGCCACCCAACAGCAACAATCCAG GTGTTTACACGTCTCGAGGCTTCAGCCCAGAGTCGTCCTCAGATTCTGGCAATGAGACCAACTCCTCAGAGATGACTGAAATCTCTGAACTGGCTGCTTCTCACAGGCTCAATGAGAGCCACATGCGTCTTCTAGTGGCCACAAGGGAAGGGTACCAACCTTTACTTGAGGAGAAAACTGATTTCCCTGCATCACCCACCCCAGTAGGAACGATACAGAAGAAACCCCGTAGTCCAACACAACATCTTCAGCCTCCAGCAGTTCCTCCAAGACGGAGCCCCCTATTGGACACCGCATCATCAGGGCCAGAGACCTTGGTGTTGAGGTCCCAGACCAACCTCTCAACCACTCTCCAGCGCCCAAGTTCCACCACACCA GGAGGCAAGCATCACAAAAAGTCTGCGGACTCCAGTGGGAAGTACAACACCTTCAGCACAAGGGAAGGGCATCGAGGTGAGAGTGCTGGGAACCGTATCCATCTTGAAATGGACCAGCGCACTTCATTCTGTGAACGAGGAGAAAGTCAAAGAAGACAGAATTCTTTTTTAGCAGAAAGTTCTGCAGCCGAGGGCGTCGGAATGAACAGCCTCCCCCGTGACCATGCCAGACTTCCCCGCCCTCACTCCGCGACCTCTGAACACCTATTAGACGTTGTCAACTTAGGAGACTGTGGTGCAGGAAACGGAGCTGCAGCTGTTGAACAAGATGAACATCTAGTTGTGGCATCATTGCTGTCCCCAACTAAAAAGTCCAGATCAGGGGGGTCTGAGCAGGGATCGGACATACAAAATGACCATCAGCCGATTTCTAGACAGCAGAGTGTTGCACGCTTGTGTGAGTACCATCTAGCAAAAAGGATTTCAAATTTGCAAGGAGAAGCCCACAGTTCACTACAGGGTTCTCTGTGCTCATCCCTGGATGCTGGTGGCAGCACGAACAGTAGTGCCTGTGCCACCCCGACTGACTCACCCCTTGGCCCTGGTGCGGTTGAATCAAAACACCACCATTTGCAAAGGCATCCGCTTTCTAGTTCCTCCTCCTCATTACTCAGGGTGCTAAACTATGAAGATAACAAACCTGGAATGCCTCGTGGCATCTCTAGCCAGAGCACTCAGGGAAAAGACCTCCACCCTCATGCAGACCCTGCCCTCCTTCGGAAAATGCTGCCCAACATTCACCCTCCCGCTGCTGGGGCTGAACCAGGTCGTCCCTCCTCAGCCACACCGTCTAAGCATAAGGAGACCACAGGTACTGGGAGCAAGAGGCCCCAAAATGATCTGCATGCTAAGCAACAGGCCTGTTTTAAGGGGCTGAACCAAAAGGAAGGAAGTGAGGCCTACAGACAACTGATTAACTATTTGACAGTCAGCCAGATGCATCAGGGAGGGAAGCTGCACAGTGCAGGCTTGGGAGGGGCAGTAAAAAAGGACACCAGGCGCTTTATCACTAGTAACCCTCAGCTTGTCGAAATGGTTAAGAATAGGGGCAACAATATTGCTCGCTGCCCTTGTATGCCATCCTCAATATCATCCCCATTCCTCAGCCCAAATTTAGTAACGCCTAATGCGACCACCATGCAGCTGGCAAATAGAAATCCACAGTCATACCATTCTGCCACACTTCCTGCCAAACTCAAAGGAAGTCTTGACATGCATGCTCAAAGACTGAATGAGAGTCTAGATTTAAGGCCAGCTACTGCCGAGAGGAGAAGCTCCTTTTCTGGCCTGGAAAGTGAACTAGAGAGGAGTGGTATGGACCCAGAGCACTTCCATTCACTGTATAAGAGAGAGGGCTGTATCAGTCGTGACGGGGGATTCATTACAGGTGGAAACCGTGAGGGTGGGGGTACCACTAACCGTCCCCCACCTCGGTCAAGAAGCCAACCTAGTAGCAGCACTGAGGACTGGTTCAGATCAGACCCAAGGGCAAAGCATGCAGTTCGTCAGTCTCCTCATTCTCGTCCTAATgattctctttgtttctctgccgCCAGTGTAAGTGGTCAACGAGCAGACCTCAACACCATCTCACTAGGAAGGGGAGACCACCCTTCAGCTTTTATCAGGCAGACATCTACTGGCCCTAGGGCTTGCATTACATCTCCAACTCCCAACCCTCAAtttccacctcctccaccacctcccacgccacctcctccacctcctttgTCTGCTCCCTTACAAGCCAACACCAGCTCCAGCAACTCAGGATGCACGCAGGATACCATCCATTCCATCCAGTCCCGGCAGATTCAGAACCACATTCAGGCCGTTAACCCAACCCTATTACAGACGGATCCCTTCTGCAATAGTCTGCAACGGGGCCGGGAGCTCAGACGCAGCTCCAGCAATGTGACTGCCAGTTCTGGGAGTGTGGACGTTCTGTTCGATAAGCCCACTCGAAGCCGGAGCCAGCAGCCCTTGTCACCATCTGTGCCCCAGCAAGGTGAGACCAAAGTGCAGCGGAGGCCAACAAGGAAGCGGCTCTCAAAGAGCTACTCCCAAGGCTCTGTATCTTCCCACACATGCTGGTCTACTGGCAGTAGGATAGACTGTAGAAGGGCGTCTGTGGCATTTCCATTGCAGAAAGATGCTAAACACATGAAGGGGTCGCAAAAACTGGACACCAGTCCCTGGAGATGCAATGGGCCCTTTAGCTACTGTTTCTTTAAACGTAAGAAtgagggagaagaggatgaTATTGAGTGGGAGAGGCCCAGACGAAGCCGCGGTGGGAGCGATATTGATAATGGCAGTGTCGCTGCATCAGCCATATCGCCTTGTGGCTCAGCAGTGGATGTAGCTGGAGAGCAGCTGTATGGGGAGGTCCTCAATAACATGAGCTTTACCGACCGTCTCGCACGAATCAACGCACTAAAGGACCGCATGTATGGCTTCCCTTCCGGCTTCATCGATGTCCGCCGTGACGCCAGTGAGCTCATCGCACTGGTGAGATCCAGCGTAGGTCGCTGTGATCGCGGAGCCCAGATGCCTCTCCAGGATGTATCCCAGTTCAAGCAGCTCCTCTCTGTTGAATCGAAAGAATTAGGCCGGGCATGCCGGAGGATGGCACAGGCCCACAGTAGTCCTGAGGAGATGCTGCTTTCTGTAACATGTAGCTTCCAGGTGCTATGCTGTCTCTGCGAAGCTTGTATGTGTCTGGTTAGGGGGCTTGGAGCCTCAGCCTCACACCAACAGAGAGAGGTTGTGGCAAAAGTTGACGAAGTTGTTATGAACTATATCTGTCTGCTCAAAGCAGCTGAGGCTGCCACCGTGGGAGCACCAGGGGAGCACAGCGTGAAAGCCCTGGTCCGCCACTCTAGTACCATGTCGGCCATTGCTAACGCACTCACCCGCTCCCTTAAAACGCTGCTTAGCAAGTAG